In one Komagataeibacter sp. FNDCR2 genomic region, the following are encoded:
- the mreC gene encoding rod shape-determining protein MreC, with amino-acid sequence MPVSIQFRQALGKLVLPALILVACGVILLGKADRALVERLRMRTADLLSPAYALVEWPQEKLRWLSGNLQDIRNLEAENIRLRAENASLRHWYDVAAALADENATLKANLHWIPDNAPSFVTGRVVRDTSGLYARAVLLAVNPETALAKGGIALDGAGLVGRVTEVGRRSARVLLITDSSSRLPVTLEASHAAAIMAGDNSPMPRIIFYPQDNVPIEGERVVTNGEIENLPAGLPVGHVHYLRPGLPVVVPAAALDHVDTLRIFNYEDSIAPPDAPGRVPLPAVGRTMVLPSQFQINQDRGLHG; translated from the coding sequence GCCCGCGCTGATTCTCGTGGCCTGCGGGGTGATCCTGCTGGGCAAGGCGGATCGCGCGCTTGTTGAAAGACTGCGCATGCGCACCGCCGACCTGCTTTCCCCCGCCTATGCGCTGGTGGAGTGGCCGCAGGAAAAGCTGCGCTGGCTTTCGGGCAACCTGCAGGACATCCGGAATCTGGAGGCGGAAAACATCCGCCTGCGCGCCGAAAACGCCTCCCTCCGGCACTGGTACGACGTGGCGGCGGCGCTGGCCGATGAAAACGCGACGCTGAAGGCCAACCTGCACTGGATTCCCGATAACGCGCCCAGCTTCGTCACCGGGCGGGTGGTGCGTGACACCAGCGGGCTGTACGCGCGCGCGGTGCTGCTGGCGGTCAATCCCGAAACCGCGCTGGCCAAGGGGGGCATCGCCCTTGATGGCGCGGGTCTGGTCGGGCGGGTGACGGAAGTGGGCAGGCGCTCGGCGCGGGTGCTGCTGATCACCGATTCGTCCAGCAGGCTCCCGGTCACGCTGGAAGCCAGCCACGCGGCCGCCATCATGGCGGGGGACAATTCGCCCATGCCGCGCATCATCTTCTACCCGCAGGACAATGTCCCGATCGAAGGTGAGCGCGTGGTGACCAATGGCGAAATCGAGAACCTGCCCGCGGGCCTGCCCGTGGGGCATGTGCATTACCTGCGCCCCGGCCTGCCGGTCGTGGTGCCGGCGGCGGCGCTGGACCATGTCGATACGCTGCGCATCTTCAATTATGAAGACAGCATAGCCCCCCCCGACGCGCCGGGTCGCGTGCCGCTGCCCGCCGTTGGCCGCACCATGGTCCTGCCGTCGCAGTTCCAGATCAACCAGGACCGGGGGCTGCACGGATGA
- a CDS encoding rod shape-determining protein has protein sequence MKAFTPPPIRPGIHPRSGLGNRVDQGMRRSVPCLMVFFVTLVLSAPLNLPGQVELMPAIVMALVFLWSVFMPAVMPSLAVFALGLWADILSFGPVGVLLLMMLIVHGVALSGRYTLARTNFFMLWLVFGVVMAGVTALQWVLCSALALHVVEFLPFVFETVLSFGSFPVLYAGFVWTYRFVVNNADHS, from the coding sequence ATGAAGGCCTTCACCCCCCCGCCGATCCGCCCGGGAATCCACCCCCGTTCCGGCCTGGGCAACAGGGTGGACCAGGGCATGCGGCGCAGCGTGCCCTGCCTCATGGTGTTTTTCGTGACGCTGGTGCTGTCCGCGCCGCTGAACCTGCCGGGGCAGGTGGAACTCATGCCCGCCATCGTCATGGCGCTGGTGTTCCTGTGGTCGGTGTTCATGCCCGCGGTCATGCCCTCGCTGGCGGTGTTCGCGCTGGGCCTTTGGGCGGATATCCTCAGCTTCGGCCCGGTCGGGGTGCTGCTGCTCATGATGCTGATCGTGCACGGGGTGGCGCTGTCGGGACGCTACACGCTGGCACGGACCAATTTTTTTATGCTCTGGCTTGTGTTTGGCGTGGTGATGGCGGGGGTTACGGCGCTACAATGGGTGCTGTGTTCCGCGCTGGCCCTGCATGTTGTGGAGTTTCTGCCTTTTGTTTTCGAGACAGTTCTGTCCTTCGGCAGTTTTCCTGTCCTGTATGCAGGGTTTGTCTGGACTTACCGTTTTGTCGTCAATAACGCGGACCACTCCTGA
- the mrdA gene encoding penicillin-binding protein 2, translated as MTFRKKKSGNRLMSRPEEGRNPSRGVFTRRALLLMATQGAILGALGERLYGLQVREGSHYAKLAENNRLSKRFFAPPRGRITDRFGIAVASNRINWRALLLAEETSDIPGTLARFAQIVPLEQRDTVRIEHELRHKRRFIPIMLRDFLSWDDMARLELNMPSLPGVLIDVGTTRVYPFGPLLAHVVGYVAPPAEKDVVHNAELALPGMRVGRAGIEQTQDLNLRGQVGSVEMEVNAVGRVMAELDRDEGLTGDEIALTIDSGLQQQVLARIGEQSASAVVMDCRNGEVLAMVSNPSFDPSLFDSGVTQAQWIEWTNNSQTPLINKAVSGLYPPGSTFKPAVAMAALRAGTLSPSDRINCPGYIDVGGTRFHCWSRYGHGSINLRQGLKYSCDVFFYEVARRTGMDTIAATSELFGLGAKLSEIELPHVRQGLIPTPTWRRAHGHHWNGGDTIVSGIGQGFVQVTPLQLATYASRIATGRNVQPHLIRSVAGRMGQLTDLGHAPDMTMPEHFFEDIRAGMFAVVNEEGGTAPKARLDIPGVQMAGKTGSAQVRRVSRAMRESGHFNSASLPWEYRPHALFICYAPYDAPRYATAVVIEHGNAGADVAAPLARDIMTDTLHRDPVNHREPPGQEVAQADVD; from the coding sequence ATGACGTTTCGTAAGAAGAAGTCCGGCAACCGGCTCATGTCCCGCCCCGAGGAAGGCCGCAATCCCTCCCGTGGCGTGTTCACGCGCCGCGCCCTGCTGCTCATGGCCACGCAGGGGGCCATACTGGGCGCATTGGGTGAACGCCTGTACGGGCTTCAGGTTCGCGAGGGAAGTCATTATGCGAAACTTGCGGAAAACAACCGCCTGAGCAAACGCTTCTTCGCCCCGCCGCGCGGGCGCATTACCGACCGCTTCGGCATTGCGGTCGCGTCCAACCGCATCAACTGGCGCGCCCTGCTTCTGGCCGAGGAAACCAGTGACATTCCCGGCACGCTGGCGCGTTTTGCCCAGATCGTGCCGCTGGAGCAGCGCGACACGGTGCGCATCGAGCATGAACTGCGTCACAAGCGGCGGTTCATCCCGATCATGCTGCGTGATTTCCTGTCGTGGGATGACATGGCGCGGCTGGAACTCAACATGCCCTCGCTGCCCGGTGTGCTGATTGATGTGGGCACCACGCGCGTCTACCCGTTCGGGCCGCTTCTGGCGCATGTGGTGGGCTATGTCGCGCCCCCGGCGGAAAAGGACGTGGTGCATAACGCCGAACTCGCGCTGCCCGGCATGCGCGTGGGGCGCGCCGGCATCGAGCAGACGCAGGATCTGAACCTGCGCGGGCAGGTCGGCTCGGTGGAGATGGAGGTCAACGCCGTGGGCCGCGTGATGGCCGAGCTTGACCGTGACGAGGGACTGACGGGCGACGAGATCGCCCTTACGATCGACAGCGGCCTCCAGCAGCAGGTGCTTGCCCGCATTGGCGAACAGTCGGCCAGTGCCGTGGTCATGGACTGTCGCAATGGTGAGGTGCTGGCCATGGTCAGCAACCCGTCCTTCGATCCCTCCCTGTTCGATAGCGGGGTGACGCAGGCGCAGTGGATCGAGTGGACCAACAACAGCCAGACCCCGCTTATCAACAAGGCGGTGTCGGGGCTGTATCCGCCCGGTTCCACCTTCAAGCCCGCCGTGGCCATGGCGGCGCTGCGCGCGGGCACGCTCTCGCCGTCCGACCGGATCAACTGCCCCGGATACATCGATGTGGGCGGCACGCGCTTTCACTGCTGGTCGCGCTATGGCCATGGTTCGATCAACCTGCGGCAGGGACTGAAATATTCCTGCGACGTCTTTTTTTACGAAGTCGCCCGCCGCACCGGCATGGACACCATCGCCGCGACATCCGAACTGTTCGGGCTGGGTGCGAAACTGTCCGAAATCGAGCTGCCGCATGTGCGTCAGGGCCTGATCCCCACGCCCACATGGCGGCGCGCGCATGGCCATCACTGGAACGGGGGCGATACGATCGTGAGCGGCATCGGGCAGGGCTTCGTGCAGGTGACGCCGCTGCAACTGGCCACCTATGCCTCGCGCATCGCCACGGGGCGCAACGTGCAGCCGCACCTGATCCGCTCGGTTGCCGGGCGCATGGGGCAACTGACCGATCTGGGCCATGCGCCCGACATGACCATGCCCGAACATTTCTTCGAGGACATCCGCGCGGGCATGTTCGCCGTGGTGAACGAGGAAGGCGGCACCGCGCCCAAGGCCCGGCTGGATATTCCCGGTGTACAGATGGCGGGCAAGACCGGCTCGGCGCAGGTGCGGCGCGTCTCACGCGCGATGCGTGAAAGCGGGCATTTCAATTCCGCCAGCCTGCCGTGGGAGTACCGGCCCCATGCGCTGTTCATATGCTATGCCCCCTATGACGCGCCGCGCTATGCTACGGCGGTGGTGATCGAGCATGGCAATGCGGGCGCGGACGTCGCGGCCCCCCTTGCGCGTGACATCATGACCGATACCCTGCACCGCGATCCGGTCAATCACCGCGAACCGCCGGGGCAGGAAGTGGCGCAGGCCGACGTGGACTGA
- the rodA gene encoding rod shape-determining protein RodA produces the protein MKFQKRLLRAEPNFQILTKLWQVNWLYVLLICALAVVGYGALYSAGGGTPRPFAGPQSIRFCFGLVMMLGLALMSPGILVRMAWPLYIFSIMLLVAVLRMGHVGKGAERWIMLGGIQVQPSELAKIALVLMLASWFHKISYRRMGNPLLLLPPALMVLLPVALVLKEPNLGTAVIIGTVGASMFFGAGMRLWQIALVVLPVPFLARIAYGHLHDYQKARVTTFLHPESDPLGAGYNIIQSKIALGSGGMWGQGYLQGTQGQLNFLPEKQTDFIFTMIAEEWGFVGGIIVIGMLLLLVFGGMLIAMRSRNQFGRLLGLGISMNFFLYCAVNLSMVMGAIPVGGVPLPLISYGGSAMLMVMFGFGLLMSAWVHRNATFGETVGEDA, from the coding sequence ATGAAATTCCAGAAGCGCCTGCTGCGCGCCGAACCCAATTTCCAGATCCTGACCAAGCTGTGGCAGGTCAACTGGCTGTATGTGCTGCTGATCTGCGCGCTGGCCGTGGTGGGGTATGGGGCGCTTTATTCCGCGGGTGGGGGCACGCCGCGCCCGTTCGCGGGGCCGCAATCCATCCGCTTCTGCTTCGGGCTGGTCATGATGCTGGGCCTTGCGCTGATGAGCCCGGGCATTCTGGTGCGCATGGCATGGCCGCTCTATATTTTCTCGATCATGCTGCTGGTGGCCGTGCTGCGCATGGGGCATGTGGGCAAGGGGGCGGAGCGGTGGATCATGCTGGGCGGCATACAGGTCCAGCCCTCGGAACTGGCCAAGATCGCGCTGGTGCTCATGCTGGCAAGCTGGTTTCACAAGATCAGCTACCGCAGGATGGGCAATCCGCTGCTGCTTCTCCCGCCAGCACTCATGGTGCTGCTGCCCGTCGCCCTGGTGCTGAAGGAGCCCAACCTGGGCACCGCCGTCATCATCGGCACGGTGGGGGCGAGCATGTTCTTCGGCGCGGGCATGCGGCTGTGGCAGATCGCCCTTGTGGTGCTGCCGGTGCCTTTTCTGGCCCGCATCGCCTACGGCCACCTCCATGATTACCAGAAGGCGCGGGTCACCACTTTCCTCCATCCCGAAAGCGACCCGCTGGGGGCGGGCTACAACATCATCCAGTCAAAGATCGCGCTGGGGTCGGGCGGCATGTGGGGGCAGGGCTACCTGCAGGGCACGCAGGGGCAGCTCAACTTCCTGCCGGAAAAGCAGACCGACTTCATCTTCACCATGATTGCCGAGGAATGGGGCTTTGTCGGCGGGATCATCGTCATCGGCATGCTGCTGCTGCTGGTGTTCGGCGGCATGCTGATCGCCATGCGCAGCCGCAACCAGTTCGGGCGGCTGCTGGGGCTGGGCATTTCCATGAACTTCTTCCTCTACTGCGCGGTCAACCTGTCCATGGTGATGGGCGCGATCCCGGTGGGGGGCGTGCCGCTGCCGCTCATTTCCTATGGGGGGTCGGCCATGCTTATGGTGATGTTCGGCTTCGGGCTGCTCATGTCCGCATGGGTGCACCGCAACGCGACCTTTGGCGAGACGGTGGGGGAAGACGCCTGA
- a CDS encoding DUF3293 domain-containing protein, protein MAGIVPPTPAVHRSYRLSTYHAPGLPVIRIGHRPRWHGRAPKGDIVLLSACNPGGRLYAPGWNRRMMPHLARRLRGLDHTLGEGRLGRWSEPLYAVRVPLARGLVLARAFRQNAVVVVHGDRPARLVYLA, encoded by the coding sequence ATGGCGGGCATCGTGCCGCCCACGCCCGCCGTGCACCGTTCCTACCGGCTCAGCACCTATCATGCGCCGGGGCTGCCGGTTATCCGCATCGGGCACCGGCCGCGCTGGCATGGCCGCGCGCCGAAGGGCGACATCGTGCTGCTGAGCGCGTGCAACCCCGGTGGCAGGCTGTACGCACCGGGCTGGAACCGGCGGATGATGCCGCATCTGGCGCGGCGTCTGCGCGGTCTGGATCATACCCTGGGGGAGGGGCGGCTGGGCCGCTGGTCCGAGCCACTTTATGCGGTGCGGGTGCCGCTTGCGCGCGGGCTGGTGCTTGCGCGCGCGTTCCGGCAGAACGCGGTGGTGGTCGTGCATGGCGACCGGCCCGCGCGGCTGGTCTATCTGGCCTGA
- the glyS gene encoding glycine--tRNA ligase subunit beta, protein MPELLIELFSEEIPARMQARAAQDLERLVCEALAALKPRAATSFAGPRRIALSLAVEGTVPGAMVEERGPRESAPEKALAGFMRKHGVERDALVLENGFWLLRRSVPPVAAAQQVATVLPGLLRRFPWPKSMRWGEGSAFTWVRPLRRIVCILDGKTVDFTLAEGDDDGHGLRSGNLTEGHRFTAPGAFAVTSVQTWLDGLRAHEVEPDAAARRTLIAEGVARLAGEEGLNVVADPGLIDEVAGLTEWPVPFLGRIDDEFMDLPPEVMQVSMRVNQRYFALRNADGSAAPRFAFVANLLPRDGGALTIAGNERVLRARFADARHFWDLDRAHTLESRVPALERIVFHAALGSQGARVRRIVRLAGILAGLTGADTAQAERAALLCKADLTTGMVGEFPELQGIMGAYYARHDHEDDAVAEAIGAHYMPRGPQDDVPRAPVSVAVALADKIDMLVAFFAVGEKPGGSGDPYALRRAALGVIRIIRENGLRLDLARVFWEAAQGLPEELRLAPDLDTLPEFVADRLRVQLRGEGARHDILAAVSVGNTDTDIVRLLARATAIADMLATEDGRNMLAATKRAANILRIEDRRDGPHEGAPNPALYTQPEETALAGELEKTIPAVEQAIGQERYADAMRDVASLRPALDRFFEAVTVNDDDPAVRANRLRLLSELRRMTVLIADFSQIEG, encoded by the coding sequence ATGCCCGAACTTCTGATCGAACTCTTTTCCGAGGAAATCCCCGCCCGCATGCAGGCGCGTGCGGCGCAGGATCTCGAACGTCTCGTGTGCGAGGCGCTGGCCGCGCTGAAGCCGCGCGCGGCCACGTCCTTCGCCGGGCCGCGCCGCATCGCCCTGTCTCTTGCCGTGGAGGGCACCGTGCCCGGCGCCATGGTGGAGGAACGCGGCCCGCGTGAAAGCGCGCCCGAAAAGGCGCTGGCCGGTTTCATGCGCAAGCATGGGGTGGAACGTGACGCGCTGGTGCTGGAAAACGGATTCTGGCTGCTGCGCCGCAGCGTGCCGCCCGTTGCCGCGGCCCAGCAGGTCGCGACCGTGCTGCCCGGCCTGCTGCGCCGCTTCCCATGGCCGAAATCCATGCGCTGGGGCGAAGGCAGCGCCTTTACATGGGTGCGCCCGCTGCGCCGGATTGTCTGTATCCTTGATGGAAAGACCGTCGATTTCACGCTGGCGGAAGGCGATGATGATGGTCACGGCCTGCGCTCGGGCAACCTGACCGAAGGCCACCGCTTTACCGCGCCCGGCGCGTTCGCCGTCACCAGCGTCCAGACATGGCTGGACGGATTGCGCGCGCATGAGGTGGAGCCCGACGCCGCCGCCCGCCGCACCCTCATCGCCGAAGGCGTGGCCCGCCTGGCTGGTGAGGAAGGGCTGAATGTCGTGGCCGATCCCGGCCTGATCGATGAAGTGGCGGGCCTGACCGAATGGCCTGTTCCCTTCCTTGGCCGCATCGATGACGAATTCATGGACCTGCCGCCCGAGGTGATGCAGGTTTCCATGCGCGTGAACCAGCGCTATTTCGCACTGCGCAACGCGGATGGGTCGGCAGCGCCCCGCTTCGCCTTTGTGGCCAATCTCCTGCCGCGCGATGGCGGCGCGCTGACCATTGCCGGTAACGAGCGCGTCCTGCGCGCCCGCTTTGCCGATGCCCGCCATTTCTGGGATCTGGACCGCGCCCATACGCTGGAAAGCCGGGTGCCCGCGCTGGAGCGGATCGTGTTCCACGCGGCGCTGGGCAGCCAGGGCGCGCGGGTGCGGCGTATCGTGCGCCTGGCCGGTATCCTGGCCGGGCTTACGGGCGCGGACACGGCGCAGGCCGAACGCGCGGCCCTGCTGTGCAAGGCGGACCTGACCACCGGCATGGTTGGTGAATTCCCCGAGTTGCAGGGCATCATGGGCGCCTATTACGCCCGCCATGACCATGAAGATGATGCCGTGGCCGAAGCCATCGGCGCGCATTACATGCCGCGTGGCCCGCAGGATGACGTGCCGCGCGCCCCGGTATCGGTCGCTGTCGCGCTGGCTGACAAGATCGACATGCTGGTGGCCTTCTTTGCCGTGGGTGAAAAACCCGGTGGCTCGGGCGATCCGTACGCGCTGCGCCGGGCGGCGCTGGGCGTGATCCGCATCATCCGTGAAAACGGGCTGCGGCTCGATCTGGCCCGCGTGTTCTGGGAAGCGGCGCAGGGCCTGCCGGAGGAACTGCGGCTGGCCCCCGATCTGGACACGCTGCCGGAATTCGTGGCGGACCGCCTGCGCGTGCAGTTGCGCGGCGAAGGGGCGCGGCATGACATTCTGGCCGCCGTGTCGGTTGGCAATACCGATACCGACATCGTGCGCCTGCTGGCCCGCGCCACCGCCATAGCCGACATGCTGGCGACCGAGGACGGACGCAACATGCTGGCCGCCACCAAGCGCGCGGCCAACATCCTGCGCATCGAGGACCGCAGGGACGGCCCGCATGAGGGCGCGCCCAATCCGGCGCTCTATACCCAGCCGGAGGAGACGGCGCTGGCGGGCGAACTGGAAAAAACCATTCCCGCCGTGGAACAGGCCATCGGACAGGAACGCTATGCGGACGCCATGCGCGACGTGGCCAGCCTGCGTCCCGCCCTTGACCGCTTTTTCGAAGCCGTGACGGTCAATGACGATGACCCCGCCGTACGCGCCAACCGCCTGCGCCTGCTGTCCGAACTGCGCCGCATGACGGTGCTGATTGCCGATTTCAGCCAGATCGAGGGCTGA
- a CDS encoding glycine--tRNA ligase subunit alpha translates to MDPAPVPRSPTSSRPLSFQGLILKLHQFWSEQGCAILQPYDTEVGAGTLSPHTTLRALGSRPWKAAYVQPCRRPSDGRYGENPNRLQHYYQYQVLLKPTPDESQKLLLDSYRAIGIDPLEHDIRFVEDDWENPTIGAWGLGWEVWCDGMEVTQFTYFQQVGGIPTVVPSTELTYGLERLAMYVQGVENVYDLDFNGQGLKYGDVFLRAERDYSRHNFELADVEMLHRHFIDAERESTTLAEAGLAQPAYDQCLKASHLFNLLDARGVISVSERASYIGRVRTLARRCCEAWLAGEE, encoded by the coding sequence ATGGACCCGGCCCCAGTGCCCCGATCACCCACGTCTTCCCGCCCGCTGTCGTTCCAGGGGCTGATCCTGAAGCTGCACCAGTTCTGGTCTGAACAGGGCTGCGCCATCCTCCAGCCCTATGATACGGAGGTGGGCGCCGGCACGCTGTCACCCCACACGACCCTGCGCGCGCTGGGATCGCGCCCGTGGAAAGCGGCCTACGTGCAGCCCTGCCGCCGCCCGTCGGACGGGCGCTATGGCGAGAACCCGAATCGTCTCCAGCACTATTACCAGTACCAGGTGCTGCTCAAGCCCACGCCCGATGAAAGCCAGAAGCTGCTGCTCGACAGCTACCGCGCCATCGGCATCGACCCGCTGGAGCACGACATCCGCTTTGTCGAGGATGACTGGGAAAACCCCACCATCGGCGCATGGGGCCTTGGGTGGGAAGTCTGGTGCGACGGGATGGAGGTGACGCAGTTCACCTATTTCCAGCAGGTGGGGGGGATTCCCACCGTCGTCCCCTCGACCGAACTGACCTACGGGCTGGAACGGCTGGCGATGTACGTGCAGGGGGTCGAGAATGTCTATGACCTCGACTTCAACGGCCAGGGCCTGAAATATGGCGATGTGTTCCTGCGCGCCGAGCGCGATTACTCGCGCCATAATTTCGAACTGGCGGATGTGGAGATGCTGCACCGCCACTTCATCGACGCGGAACGTGAGTCCACCACGCTGGCCGAAGCCGGGCTGGCCCAGCCCGCCTATGACCAGTGCCTGAAGGCCAGCCACCTGTTCAACCTGCTCGATGCGCGCGGCGTCATTAGCGTGAGCGAGCGCGCATCCTATATTGGCCGCGTACGCACGCTGGCCAGGCGCTGCTGTGAAGCGTGGCTGGCGGGCGAGGAATAA
- a CDS encoding DUF2076 domain-containing protein: protein MNDQERDLITQFFARIGGATTGSVPQTTSSLPPIDPQADQYIGQMFQKYPEAPYRVTQMAVVQEAALAEAQNRIRQLQWQLQQAQQQLQQQQAAPPPSGGGGFLSGMFGGGQRAQAAPPPGWGNAPSAPPPQPVYPPGMQPGMFPSRGSGFLGSALTTAAGVAGGMMVGNALTDLFSGHHDAGGFAGGMPQPGETIINNNYGDNGAGADPFAGGGASADSGFDAGGDSGGFDDGGFDAGDDNSF, encoded by the coding sequence ATGAATGACCAGGAACGTGATCTGATCACACAGTTTTTCGCCCGCATAGGTGGCGCCACGACAGGCAGCGTGCCGCAGACGACATCGTCCCTCCCACCGATCGACCCGCAGGCCGATCAGTATATCGGGCAGATGTTCCAGAAATATCCTGAAGCGCCCTACCGCGTGACCCAGATGGCCGTGGTGCAGGAAGCGGCGCTGGCCGAGGCGCAGAACCGGATTCGCCAGCTCCAGTGGCAGCTCCAGCAGGCGCAGCAGCAGCTCCAGCAGCAGCAGGCCGCGCCCCCGCCCTCGGGTGGCGGCGGGTTCCTCAGCGGTATGTTCGGGGGTGGGCAGCGCGCGCAGGCCGCCCCGCCGCCGGGCTGGGGGAATGCGCCTTCCGCCCCCCCGCCGCAGCCGGTTTACCCGCCGGGCATGCAGCCGGGCATGTTCCCTTCGCGCGGTTCGGGCTTTCTGGGTTCGGCGCTGACCACGGCCGCTGGCGTGGCGGGCGGCATGATGGTGGGCAATGCGCTGACCGACCTGTTCAGCGGGCATCATGACGCGGGCGGCTTCGCCGGTGGCATGCCGCAGCCGGGCGAGACCATCATCAACAATAATTATGGTGACAATGGCGCTGGCGCGGATCCGTTTGCCGGTGGTGGCGCGAGCGCCGATTCGGGCTTTGACGCCGGGGGTGATTCCGGTGGATTCGACGATGGCGGTTTTGACGCGGGCGACGATAACAGTTTCTGA
- the alkB gene encoding DNA oxidative demethylase AlkB, with product MAMRPEWLDDGAVILRGHATAHAARMIAEIRRIACLAPFRRMTTPGGGVMSVAMTCCGARGWCSDARGYRYVAVDPRTGQPWPAMPETWRGLAITAARAAGYDGFEPDSCLINGYRPGARMGLHQDRDERSDAPVVSVSFGLPAIFQWGGVRRTDPLRRIPLLHGDVVIWGGASRYVFHGIAPLRAGAHAVTGSCRYNLTFRRTL from the coding sequence ATGGCCATGCGCCCCGAATGGCTTGATGACGGAGCCGTGATCCTGCGCGGCCATGCGACGGCCCATGCGGCGCGGATGATCGCGGAGATACGGCGGATCGCCTGTCTCGCGCCCTTCCGGCGCATGACGACACCGGGCGGTGGCGTGATGTCCGTCGCCATGACCTGCTGTGGCGCGCGGGGCTGGTGCAGCGATGCGCGCGGCTATCGTTACGTGGCGGTGGACCCGCGTACGGGCCAGCCATGGCCCGCCATGCCCGAAACATGGCGGGGGCTGGCCATCACTGCCGCGCGGGCGGCGGGGTATGACGGGTTTGAACCCGATTCGTGCCTGATCAACGGCTACAGGCCCGGCGCGCGCATGGGGCTGCATCAGGACCGTGACGAACGCTCCGACGCGCCGGTGGTCTCCGTATCCTTCGGCCTGCCCGCCATTTTCCAGTGGGGTGGGGTACGGCGTACGGACCCGTTACGACGCATCCCCCTGCTGCATGGGGATGTGGTGATATGGGGCGGGGCGTCGCGTTACGTCTTTCACGGCATTGCCCCGCTGCGCGCGGGCGCGCATGCGGTGACGGGTTCGTGCCGCTATAATCTTACATTCCGGCGCACGTTGTAA
- the eda gene encoding bifunctional 4-hydroxy-2-oxoglutarate aldolase/2-dehydro-3-deoxy-phosphogluconate aldolase — MAQIQDIMTIAPVIPVLVIHDPAQARPIAEALVAGGLRALEVTLRTECALEVIAEMAKVEGAVVGAGTVLNGDDLKSAVDVGARFIVSPGLTTGVVQAARAAEVPLLPGTANASDIMRGLDLGLTHFKFFPATAAGGIPALKALSAPFGQVRFCPTGGIKQETAPEWLALPSVLCVGGSWLVPAGTPDQAAITQRARQAAALKG, encoded by the coding sequence ATGGCCCAGATTCAGGACATCATGACAATCGCCCCGGTTATTCCGGTTCTGGTCATTCACGACCCCGCGCAGGCGCGCCCCATAGCGGAAGCGCTGGTGGCCGGTGGCCTGCGCGCGCTGGAGGTGACGCTGCGCACCGAATGCGCGCTGGAGGTGATTGCGGAAATGGCCAAGGTGGAAGGGGCCGTTGTCGGTGCCGGAACCGTGCTGAATGGCGATGACCTGAAAAGCGCGGTCGATGTGGGCGCGCGCTTTATTGTCAGCCCCGGCCTGACGACGGGCGTGGTGCAGGCCGCGCGCGCCGCCGAAGTGCCGCTGCTGCCCGGCACGGCGAACGCCAGCGACATCATGCGCGGGCTCGACCTTGGGCTGACACATTTCAAGTTCTTTCCCGCCACGGCGGCGGGCGGCATCCCCGCGCTCAAGGCGCTGTCCGCCCCGTTCGGTCAGGTACGCTTCTGCCCCACCGGCGGCATCAAGCAGGAAACGGCGCCCGAGTGGCTGGCCCTGCCCTCCGTGCTGTGCGTGGGTGGATCATGGCTGGTCCCGGCTGGCACGCCGGATCAGGCCGCGATTACCCAGCGCGCCCGGCAGGCCGCGGCCCTGAAGGGCTGA